The Legionella cincinnatiensis genome includes a region encoding these proteins:
- a CDS encoding transposase, whose product MSSKLTEYHQQKLRSSDIETKQLIARLQTKFSRLSVQNGAISYELKTLHKNGTTHVIFEPLDFITRLAALVLKLRVHFGVFAPKSRYRAQVTSENKEKSDNSH is encoded by the coding sequence ATTTCTTCCAAATTAACTGAATACCATCAACAAAAACTACGAAGTTCGGATATTGAGACGAAGCAATTAATTGCTCGCCTACAAACAAAGTTTTCTCGACTGTCTGTACAAAATGGAGCAATTAGTTACGAGCTGAAAACACTCCATAAAAATGGTACTACTCATGTGATATTTGAGCCGCTGGATTTTATTACTCGATTAGCGGCTTTAGTTCTGAAACTCCGAGTTCATTTCGGAGTTTTTGCACCAAAGAGTAGATATCGGGCTCAAGTGACTAGTGAAAATAAAGAGAAATCAGACAACAGCCATTGA
- a CDS encoding DUF421 domain-containing protein: MLYFYLSKINSDHHLIYIIIRTLIIYIYAIFLIRIGNRRFNLQTSFDFVLVIILGSVLSRAINGSSTLIGSMAGSGVIIFLHWLLAFGAFQHHKIGILLKGKPVIVIKEGQIDWNVLKRNQITEEDLRESLREALHHDDLSHVKEARLERTGKLSFILNTNASKQ; this comes from the coding sequence ATGCTTTATTTTTACCTTAGCAAGATTAATTCAGATCACCACCTCATTTATATAATCATCCGAACGCTTATTATCTACATTTATGCCATTTTCTTAATCCGCATTGGCAATCGACGGTTTAATTTACAAACCTCATTTGATTTTGTACTGGTTATCATCCTGGGATCGGTGTTAAGTCGAGCCATTAATGGTTCATCAACACTTATAGGGTCTATGGCTGGTAGTGGGGTTATCATTTTTTTGCACTGGTTATTGGCATTTGGGGCTTTTCAGCATCATAAAATTGGAATATTACTTAAAGGTAAGCCTGTAATCGTCATCAAAGAGGGCCAAATCGATTGGAATGTTTTAAAAAGAAATCAAATTACCGAAGAAGATTTGCGCGAGAGCCTAAGAGAAGCACTTCATCATGATGATTTAAGCCATGTAAAAGAAGCACGTCTTGAGCGAACAGGGAAATTAAGTTTTATTTTAAATACCAATGCTTCAAAACAATAG
- the hspQ gene encoding heat shock protein HspQ translates to MDRIAQFNIGDLVIHKHSRYRAIIIDVDPLFQASGRYNPQAKKREFATRNPWYRLLVDDSSQITYVEECMLIADQSALPINNPNIGFYLKEKEGHYCSANSTH, encoded by the coding sequence ATGGATAGAATTGCACAATTTAATATCGGAGATTTAGTCATTCATAAGCACAGTCGCTATAGAGCGATCATTATCGATGTGGATCCGCTTTTTCAGGCTTCTGGGCGCTATAATCCGCAAGCTAAAAAACGTGAATTTGCTACTCGTAATCCCTGGTATCGTTTATTAGTGGATGACAGCAGTCAAATTACGTACGTGGAAGAATGCATGCTCATTGCGGACCAAAGCGCCCTGCCAATTAATAATCCAAACATTGGTTTTTATTTAAAAGAAAAAGAAGGCCATTATTGTAGTGCAAACTCCACCCATTAA
- a CDS encoding nuclear transport factor 2 family protein yields MNKVLLSFIASSLFIQSNFGFAGSLQEENKQVVTRFYQKALNEKNFDAAQEYLGEWYIQHNPLAQDGLEGLKNYINYLKINYPHSHSEIKRIFAEGNFVIVHVHSVLEPNTQGRAIIDVFRLEKNKIYEHWDVIQDIPAESANNNGMF; encoded by the coding sequence ATGAACAAGGTATTACTGTCATTCATCGCAAGTAGTTTATTCATTCAGTCGAATTTTGGATTTGCAGGTTCTCTTCAAGAAGAAAATAAGCAAGTCGTAACACGTTTCTATCAAAAAGCACTTAATGAAAAAAATTTTGATGCCGCTCAAGAATACTTAGGTGAATGGTATATTCAACATAACCCACTGGCCCAAGACGGTCTGGAAGGTTTAAAAAATTATATTAATTATCTAAAAATCAATTATCCCCACTCACACAGTGAAATAAAAAGAATTTTTGCGGAAGGAAACTTTGTGATTGTGCATGTCCATTCTGTTTTAGAACCTAATACCCAAGGCAGAGCAATTATTGATGTTTTTCGTTTGGAGAAAAACAAAATTTATGAGCATTGGGATGTCATACAAGATATTCCAGCGGAATCTGCCAATAATAATGGCATGTTTTAG
- a CDS encoding LysR family transcriptional regulator translates to MTKITLEQCRVLQAVVDEGSFARAALTLHKSQSNISYSLAKLQDMLGVQLFQLEGRKAVLTEHGAQILKLSRQMTRAAKNLENAALHLKSNYEKSLRLAVDEIFPTQVLMTILKQFSVQNTSTKLFINHGLLSGPSEQLINGEADFAIISKIPEGYIGSKLMDIHFIPYAHQNSPLHHKCITLDDLYDERYIIAQDSGLNKKRDEGWLGSEYSWKVSTLELKIQCVVHGIGFAWLPQHIVEERSLPIYPLRMTENNVRTYPIYLVHQSLQNLGPSGTLLMELFTQHTLMTKEKAWL, encoded by the coding sequence ATGACAAAAATAACGCTTGAGCAATGTCGTGTTTTGCAGGCAGTTGTTGACGAAGGCAGTTTCGCGCGTGCAGCACTTACCTTGCACAAAAGCCAATCTAATATCAGTTATTCGCTCGCGAAACTTCAGGACATGCTAGGGGTACAATTATTTCAACTTGAAGGCCGCAAAGCTGTATTGACCGAGCATGGCGCGCAAATTCTAAAATTATCGCGGCAAATGACGCGAGCAGCAAAAAACTTAGAGAATGCAGCACTCCATTTAAAGTCGAATTATGAAAAATCATTGCGACTCGCTGTCGATGAAATTTTTCCAACTCAGGTATTAATGACCATCCTAAAACAATTTAGTGTTCAAAATACATCGACTAAACTTTTTATTAATCACGGCCTTTTATCGGGACCAAGCGAGCAGCTCATTAATGGCGAAGCTGATTTTGCTATTATTTCGAAAATTCCAGAGGGATATATTGGCAGTAAATTAATGGACATACATTTTATTCCTTATGCTCATCAAAACAGTCCTCTCCATCATAAATGCATTACGCTTGACGATTTGTATGATGAGCGCTATATCATTGCTCAAGATTCTGGACTTAATAAAAAACGAGATGAAGGCTGGTTAGGCTCAGAGTACAGCTGGAAAGTAAGCACGCTAGAGTTAAAAATTCAATGCGTGGTTCATGGAATCGGCTTTGCCTGGTTACCGCAACACATCGTTGAAGAGAGAAGCTTACCTATATATCCTCTTAGGATGACGGAAAATAATGTTAGAACCTACCCTATATACTTAGTACATCAATCACTACAAAACCTGGGACCATCTGGAACATTGTTAATGGAATTATTCACCCAGCATACGTTAATGACAAAAGAGAAAGCTTGGTTGTAG
- a CDS encoding DUF4239 domain-containing protein, producing the protein MLRQFIDLIPFWWVVCLCISFLVLTTLGAAFVSSRFFSIANDKDHLERSNSIIAILSGGFSVLLAFIIITAWNYLLKAQDNAAQEANSLAVMMRNIAVFPQENQIKLSEAIRNYTVAVRTDEWKSMERGKESPNAAKALKELYQNMQSFTPTAQLEKLYYTQALHHLNTVHKLRRDRVNQLNSVIPSRLSAALILGSIFLTLILGFIRGQSKFIDLIPIIVFAVVLGFNLAIAFSIDFPFSGDISVKNDFFYHGILNTFRD; encoded by the coding sequence ATGCTTCGACAATTTATTGATCTTATTCCATTTTGGTGGGTAGTGTGTCTCTGTATCAGTTTTCTTGTTCTTACTACTCTAGGCGCTGCGTTTGTCTCTTCTCGTTTTTTTTCTATAGCTAATGACAAAGATCACCTTGAACGTTCCAATTCAATCATTGCCATCCTAAGCGGTGGATTTTCGGTATTATTAGCGTTTATTATTATCACCGCCTGGAATTATTTACTAAAAGCACAGGATAACGCCGCCCAAGAAGCGAACTCATTAGCGGTCATGATGCGTAATATTGCCGTGTTTCCGCAAGAAAACCAAATAAAACTTTCAGAAGCCATCCGTAATTATACCGTTGCCGTAAGAACGGATGAGTGGAAAAGTATGGAACGGGGTAAAGAAAGTCCGAATGCTGCCAAAGCATTAAAAGAGTTGTATCAGAACATGCAGTCTTTTACACCAACTGCTCAATTAGAGAAATTGTATTATACGCAGGCACTGCATCATCTTAATACGGTCCATAAACTGCGGCGAGATAGAGTAAATCAATTAAACAGTGTTATCCCTAGCCGGCTTAGTGCGGCTCTCATTCTTGGCTCCATTTTTTTAACCTTAATATTAGGTTTTATCCGCGGCCAATCTAAGTTTATTGATTTAATTCCTATTATCGTTTTTGCAGTGGTCCTGGGGTTCAATTTGGCGATTGCTTTTAGCATAGATTTCCCTTTTTCGGGAGATATTTCAGTGAAGAATGATTTTTTTTACCACGGTATCTTAAATACTTTTCGCGATTAA
- a CDS encoding DUF6629 family protein, which produces MCFSASASFTAAGIISAVGICSLLKARTYPLCLFALTPLFFAVQQALEGIVWITLMQGDSISLLNKIGVYGFLFFAGAFWPLWLSGCLYLLEEDKKRKKLLLMVFITGIIAASKILFRLVAHKHTAVISDHHINYPMFALTYSVSSMKHIFYSYALDLVLTGAYLIAVIVPFFISSIRGMWIIGAITTIGFIVAAVFYALAFGSVWCFFGALSTIATYYIVANYTKMHVSD; this is translated from the coding sequence ATGTGCTTTTCAGCTTCTGCCAGTTTTACTGCCGCTGGTATTATTTCTGCTGTGGGTATTTGTTCTTTACTCAAGGCACGCACTTATCCTTTATGTCTTTTTGCACTAACCCCTTTATTTTTTGCAGTCCAGCAAGCCTTAGAAGGCATAGTTTGGATTACTTTAATGCAGGGTGATTCTATAAGTCTTTTAAACAAAATAGGGGTTTATGGATTTTTATTTTTCGCAGGTGCTTTTTGGCCACTTTGGTTATCCGGTTGTTTGTATCTTTTAGAAGAGGATAAAAAGCGTAAAAAACTACTCTTAATGGTTTTTATCACTGGTATTATTGCAGCAAGTAAAATTTTATTTCGATTAGTAGCTCATAAACATACCGCCGTTATTAGCGATCACCATATTAATTACCCCATGTTTGCCTTAACCTATAGTGTTTCTTCTATGAAACATATTTTCTATTCCTATGCTCTTGATTTAGTTTTAACGGGAGCATATCTCATTGCGGTCATTGTTCCATTTTTTATTTCCAGTATTAGGGGCATGTGGATTATTGGTGCGATAACGACTATAGGTTTTATTGTCGCAGCAGTTTTTTATGCCTTGGCCTTCGGCTCTGTTTGGTGTTTTTTCGGTGCCTTATCCACAATTGCCACTTATTATATAGTCGCCAACTATACAAAAATGCATGTTAGTGACTGA